A DNA window from Pirellulales bacterium contains the following coding sequences:
- a CDS encoding SDR family oxidoreductase, giving the protein MNVLQGMRVVITGAGSGIGRATAELLAARGVCLVLSDVKEQAVSELAAELARGQSNAIIPQSCNVRDAADCEHLIDAAVRQLGGLDALVHCAGILRPAGSRPRPLWELDDAEYNAVVGTNLQGTFFMNRAALRILTAQRAGQIINISSTSGQKGRPLDSLYSASKAGVIGLSESIAEEARSFGVRVQVLLPDAVATPLWEQNGPLVPPPPGSLPAGRIAEIIAMCLSLPYDTFLDKLVIAPFRLRKGRGRTSPESSP; this is encoded by the coding sequence ATGAACGTTCTCCAAGGTATGCGCGTTGTCATCACAGGCGCCGGCAGCGGTATTGGTCGAGCCACCGCGGAGCTATTGGCGGCGCGCGGCGTTTGCCTTGTCCTCTCGGATGTGAAAGAGCAGGCCGTCAGCGAGCTAGCGGCAGAACTTGCGCGCGGCCAAAGTAACGCCATCATTCCGCAAAGCTGCAATGTCCGCGATGCGGCCGATTGCGAACATTTGATCGACGCCGCTGTTCGGCAACTCGGTGGCCTCGACGCGCTGGTTCATTGTGCGGGCATCTTGCGCCCCGCCGGCAGCCGCCCGCGGCCGTTGTGGGAGCTTGACGATGCCGAATACAACGCAGTCGTCGGGACAAACCTGCAAGGCACGTTCTTCATGAACAGGGCCGCACTGCGGATCCTGACCGCACAACGCGCGGGCCAGATTATCAACATTTCATCTACCAGCGGCCAGAAAGGGCGGCCGTTGGATTCGCTCTATAGCGCCTCCAAGGCTGGGGTCATTGGGCTTTCAGAGTCGATCGCTGAGGAAGCGCGTTCTTTTGGCGTACGGGTTCAGGTGTTATTGCCAGACGCGGTCGCTACGCCGCTGTGGGAGCAAAACGGACCGCTCGTGCCACCGCCGCCCGGTTCGTTACCTGCCGGGCGGATCGCCGAAATCATCGCGATGTGCCTGAGCCTGCCCTACGATACGTTCCTGGATAAGCTGGTCATTGCCCCATTTCGCTTGCGAAAAGGGCGCGGTCGCACGTCGCCGGAGTCCTCCCCATGA
- a CDS encoding class I SAM-dependent methyltransferase encodes MTSHVNTTYEPFSAEPEYVAANRGFVGLQPLTHVRRFLDLACGAGVVSELLLEQSPHAHLNGVDYDPVQVDLSTARLQRLGREVRYGFELTNDLVDGKSVVTLAVGSADQLPFPDQSFDCVTIANAIHLLPDKPQFLAGVARVLRPGGLFGFNSAFYAGSMPPGTDRIYMDWIRIASELIQAKSDGLVAAGKPPIKRVRGANRGAFKNRWYTPAEWSQMLCDVGLQTHATNERVVDLNGRALGLVGAYGGLAEVLMSGFPIEEAAAALEQAAEPALAAAGFASAPRNYLEIWATRA; translated from the coding sequence GTGACCAGCCACGTCAACACCACCTACGAGCCGTTCAGCGCCGAACCGGAGTACGTCGCAGCGAATCGCGGCTTTGTCGGCCTCCAGCCACTGACGCATGTCCGGCGCTTCCTGGACTTGGCCTGCGGCGCCGGCGTGGTCAGCGAACTGTTACTCGAACAATCGCCGCACGCCCATCTCAACGGCGTCGATTACGATCCCGTTCAGGTCGATCTGAGTACGGCGCGGCTCCAAAGACTGGGGCGCGAAGTGCGCTATGGATTCGAACTGACCAACGATCTCGTCGACGGCAAGAGCGTAGTCACCTTGGCCGTCGGAAGCGCCGACCAACTCCCCTTTCCCGATCAGTCGTTCGATTGCGTCACCATCGCCAACGCAATCCATCTGTTGCCCGACAAGCCTCAGTTTCTGGCCGGCGTGGCGCGTGTGCTCCGTCCCGGCGGGCTGTTCGGCTTCAACTCCGCCTTCTACGCGGGCTCCATGCCCCCTGGCACCGATCGTATTTACATGGATTGGATTCGCATCGCCAGCGAGTTGATTCAAGCCAAGAGCGACGGCCTCGTCGCCGCGGGCAAGCCTCCCATCAAGCGGGTGCGCGGCGCCAATCGCGGCGCCTTCAAGAACCGCTGGTACACCCCCGCCGAATGGTCGCAGATGCTGTGCGACGTCGGACTGCAAACGCATGCCACGAATGAGCGCGTGGTCGATTTGAACGGTCGGGCGCTGGGATTGGTCGGCGCGTATGGCGGCTTGGCCGAAGTCTTGATGAGCGGCTTTCCGATTGAAGAAGCCGCCGCGGCCCTCGAACAAGCTGCCGAACCGGCGCTGGCCGCTGCCGGCTTTGCCTCGGCCCCGCGCAACTATTTAGAGATTTGGGCCACCCGCGCATGA
- a CDS encoding TauD/TfdA family dioxygenase, protein MIHQSIDSDFCAILRPAAGESLADVPLDQIKELVKSHGAVALIGYRPDIPAFEQFTNRLCDDWQNYQGGAHEKKVLNPDTDGTILSTNFYLGNQQQLAFELALHSEMSYQKNRPMVVFFYVVKPAKSAGETMLCDGAAIVRELNTKTRDFLLSNRIKYVRRTRPHARKVRFWTEDEGEARQFATDNGMNFLIEDGDTWVTEYPVYAIRKSHWGDLDVFSNSVLPVLWQEDNGSDVSQVRMEDGSKLPADVVAEMRAVADRCTRLVRWENVGDFAILDNTRVLHGRKNFDDLDREIAQRLGRHVDW, encoded by the coding sequence ATGATTCACCAATCCATCGATTCAGATTTTTGCGCAATTCTTCGCCCAGCGGCCGGCGAATCGCTCGCTGATGTGCCCCTCGACCAGATCAAGGAACTGGTCAAGTCGCACGGCGCGGTCGCTCTGATTGGTTATCGTCCCGATATCCCGGCGTTCGAGCAATTCACCAATCGCCTCTGTGACGATTGGCAGAATTACCAAGGCGGTGCGCACGAAAAGAAAGTCCTCAATCCCGACACCGACGGCACCATCCTGTCGACCAATTTCTATCTTGGCAATCAGCAGCAATTGGCGTTTGAGCTGGCGCTGCATTCCGAAATGTCATATCAAAAAAACCGGCCCATGGTCGTGTTCTTCTACGTGGTGAAACCCGCCAAGTCCGCCGGCGAAACCATGCTTTGCGATGGCGCCGCGATCGTCCGCGAGCTGAATACCAAGACCCGCGATTTCCTCCTTTCAAATCGCATCAAGTATGTGCGCCGCACGCGGCCACATGCGCGCAAGGTACGCTTTTGGACCGAGGACGAGGGTGAAGCCCGCCAGTTCGCGACCGATAACGGAATGAACTTCCTGATCGAAGATGGCGACACCTGGGTGACCGAGTATCCCGTGTACGCGATTCGCAAGAGTCATTGGGGCGATCTCGATGTCTTCAGCAACAGCGTGCTCCCGGTGCTCTGGCAAGAGGACAATGGCAGCGATGTCAGCCAGGTGCGCATGGAGGATGGCAGCAAGCTGCCGGCCGATGTCGTGGCTGAAATGCGCGCTGTGGCCGATCGCTGCACACGTTTGGTCCGCTGGGAAAATGTGGGCGACTTCGCCATTCTCGACAACACGCGCGTCTTGCACGGTCGCAAGAACTTCGACGACTTGGACCGCGAAATCGCGCAGCGCTTGGGTCGCCATGTCGACTGGTGA
- a CDS encoding tetratricopeptide repeat protein, which produces MSELNRARLAQLLREAEGYLELGLAEHALATLRRVEHAGTFRGQVNYLRGEALRSLERYEEAVEPLETAAELSPSNVHVSLALGWCLKRVGRLGRAIEILELALQTEAGDDERALVTYNLACYLSLAGQKDRALAQLAKAFALNDRYKMLAHSEADFDPIRSDPEFQSLASIIV; this is translated from the coding sequence GTGTCGGAGTTGAACCGCGCTCGGCTGGCACAGTTATTGCGCGAAGCTGAGGGCTATCTCGAGCTCGGGCTAGCCGAGCACGCGCTGGCGACCCTGCGCCGGGTGGAGCATGCAGGCACCTTTCGTGGGCAAGTTAATTATTTGCGCGGCGAGGCGCTGCGCAGCCTGGAGCGATACGAGGAGGCGGTGGAACCGCTGGAGACGGCCGCCGAGTTGTCTCCGAGCAACGTGCATGTTTCCCTCGCCCTGGGCTGGTGCCTGAAGCGCGTTGGTCGACTCGGGCGGGCGATCGAAATATTGGAACTGGCGCTACAAACTGAGGCAGGCGACGATGAACGGGCGCTGGTGACCTATAACCTGGCGTGCTACCTGAGCCTGGCGGGGCAGAAGGATCGCGCGCTGGCGCAATTGGCCAAGGCCTTTGCGCTGAACGACCGTTACAAGATGTTGGCGCACTCGGAAGCCGACTTTGATCCGATACGCTCCGATCCGGAGTTTCAGTCGCTGGCGTCGATCATTGTGTAG
- a CDS encoding biopolymer transporter ExbD produces the protein MRKRKRRTSQEEVELNLAAMLDMAFQLLAFFILTFNPAPLEGQIALRMPPPEPVSRVQGEAIGSPDPNADLLKGLDTLELTVLSDGQGGIGKLQIAQGAVMTSLRDFELRLTELFSDPNIVFEQVLLQIGSGLKYEHMMSLMDVCTRIKLPSGEPLNRLSFIEINEQPKAAE, from the coding sequence GTGCGCAAGCGCAAACGCCGTACATCGCAAGAAGAAGTCGAGTTGAATCTCGCCGCCATGCTCGACATGGCGTTTCAACTATTGGCCTTTTTTATCCTCACCTTCAACCCCGCGCCGCTCGAAGGCCAAATCGCCCTGCGGATGCCGCCGCCCGAGCCGGTCTCCCGCGTGCAAGGCGAGGCGATCGGATCGCCCGACCCCAACGCCGATCTGCTTAAAGGGCTCGACACTTTGGAACTGACAGTGCTCTCCGACGGCCAAGGCGGCATTGGCAAGCTGCAGATCGCCCAGGGCGCCGTGATGACTAGCTTGCGCGATTTCGAACTCCGGCTGACCGAGTTGTTTTCCGATCCCAACATCGTCTTCGAACAGGTGCTGTTACAGATTGGCTCGGGTCTCAAGTACGAGCACATGATGAGCCTGATGGACGTCTGCACCCGAATTAAGCTTCCGTCCGGCGAACCGCTCAATCGGCTCAGCTTTATCGAAATCAACGAGCAGCCGAAGGCCGCCGAATAG
- a CDS encoding MotA/TolQ/ExbB proton channel family protein, whose amino-acid sequence MAHKDDEATTSADRARISLDQLALQGAAVSPIRSIRPFAFFLLLLVIGAVIATPAFAADPPTAAPAEQESYLSWVARSSGIIGVVILMLSMYFVATVVSMFMELREQIAAPPTLVEQLKLLIHQRDIRGAYKITAESRSFLGRILTVGISELQNGLPEAREAMERSVDAQTIELEKRISILAVMGTLGPMIGLLGTLKGMIASFSVIAMSGVRLEADKVAGGISEALLLTFEGVALAVPAIYFFSLFRNRVATISANTSLLADQLLRKLHRSVRGKSTPPAPGEAALVVT is encoded by the coding sequence ATGGCGCACAAGGACGACGAGGCCACAACGAGCGCCGATCGTGCCCGAATCTCGCTGGATCAACTTGCTTTGCAAGGAGCCGCCGTGTCGCCGATTCGTTCTATTCGCCCGTTCGCGTTCTTCCTCCTTTTGCTGGTGATCGGGGCGGTCATTGCAACGCCGGCGTTTGCCGCGGATCCCCCTACGGCCGCGCCCGCGGAACAAGAGAGCTATCTCTCGTGGGTGGCCCGCTCGTCGGGCATCATCGGCGTCGTCATCTTGATGCTGTCCATGTACTTCGTCGCCACTGTCGTCAGCATGTTCATGGAGCTCCGCGAACAGATTGCCGCCCCCCCTACCTTAGTTGAGCAACTCAAATTGCTCATTCATCAACGCGACATTCGCGGGGCCTACAAAATCACCGCGGAAAGTCGCTCCTTCCTCGGACGTATTCTCACCGTCGGCATCTCCGAACTGCAAAACGGTCTGCCAGAAGCTCGCGAAGCGATGGAGCGATCGGTCGACGCGCAAACCATCGAACTCGAAAAACGCATCAGCATCCTCGCCGTGATGGGCACCCTCGGACCGATGATCGGCCTCCTCGGCACGCTGAAAGGCATGATCGCCAGCTTCAGCGTCATCGCCATGTCGGGCGTACGACTGGAAGCCGACAAAGTGGCGGGCGGAATCTCCGAGGCCCTGCTGCTCACCTTCGAAGGCGTCGCGCTCGCCGTGCCGGCGATCTACTTCTTCTCGCTGTTTCGCAACCGCGTTGCCACCATCTCAGCGAACACGTCCCTGCTGGCCGACCAATTGCTGCGCAAGCTCCATCGTTCGGTGCGCGGCAAATCGACTCCGCCAGCGCCGGGCGAAGCCGCACTCGTCGTCACCTGA
- a CDS encoding HDOD domain-containing protein — MVSTAPGAKIDLNQLLASSQLPALPQSAIRILELSKDPDNGPVEFAPSIEADPGLASQVLRFVNSSYFGFSREISSVKLALTLVGVRTIKNFTLWSAVFSLMPNPRCGIFDIRSLWQDSLRRALFAREAGKLLGLKESDEAFAAALLQDMAVPLLAKEFSDTYAELLVGRQHGESRLSDLEGARFDWNHAHAAAQIARHWNLPEELAGPIESHASLDTLLESDRLQPAHLAVALSALLPAVVDNAWPEQAQFESYAGRVFANREYDLCDLLGVVDAGFVDFAPVLQIASPTRTLRQLLESPAGSDA, encoded by the coding sequence ATGGTCAGCACCGCGCCCGGCGCCAAAATCGACCTCAATCAGTTGCTTGCATCGAGTCAGTTGCCCGCTCTGCCGCAGAGCGCGATTCGCATTTTGGAGTTGTCGAAGGACCCGGACAATGGGCCGGTCGAGTTCGCGCCGTCGATCGAGGCCGATCCGGGTTTGGCAAGCCAAGTTTTGCGGTTTGTGAACTCGTCGTACTTTGGCTTTTCGCGCGAAATCTCCAGTGTCAAGTTGGCGCTGACTCTGGTGGGAGTACGGACGATCAAGAACTTCACGCTCTGGAGCGCCGTGTTCAGCTTGATGCCGAATCCACGGTGCGGGATCTTCGATATTCGCAGCCTTTGGCAGGATTCATTGCGGCGCGCGCTTTTTGCGCGTGAAGCGGGCAAATTGCTCGGTCTTAAGGAGTCTGACGAGGCGTTTGCGGCGGCGCTGTTGCAGGATATGGCCGTGCCGCTCTTGGCCAAGGAGTTTTCTGACACCTACGCCGAATTGTTGGTGGGGCGCCAGCACGGCGAATCGCGGCTGTCGGACCTGGAAGGCGCGCGCTTTGATTGGAATCATGCGCACGCCGCCGCGCAGATTGCACGGCATTGGAACCTGCCGGAGGAGTTGGCGGGGCCAATCGAAAGCCATGCGTCGCTCGATACTTTGCTAGAGTCCGATCGTCTGCAACCCGCGCATCTGGCGGTGGCGCTCTCGGCGCTATTGCCGGCAGTGGTCGACAACGCCTGGCCGGAGCAAGCTCAGTTCGAGAGCTATGCGGGGCGCGTGTTCGCCAATCGCGAGTATGACTTGTGCGACCTATTGGGTGTGGTGGACGCGGGATTTGTCGACTTCGCGCCGGTACTCCAGATCGCCTCGCCAACACGCACGTTGCGGCAGTTGCTTGAAAGCCCGGCAGGCTCGGACGCTTGA
- a CDS encoding class I SAM-dependent methyltransferase, which yields MSMSRDDILANPLNRRYDYVMYEPAFVDFYDNTDFANHGYWDEHTKTASQACQNLVEKLLEFIPRPQGRILDVACGKGEPTRCLLKHYVPSQITAINISEKQLATARPKVPGADFRLMDATALDFPADSFDAVICVEAAFHFNTRRDFLREAIRVLKPGGYLLLADILATREAERSRTFRHEANFLAGPDQYHRMMRDVGFSDVHIIDATEPCWRNYFRYVTRLYHDRYLARQITFERLQEIMAVNYSQVPDLEYYLLVAGSKGPHRIESVALN from the coding sequence ATGTCCATGAGTCGCGATGACATCCTCGCCAACCCGCTCAACCGGCGCTATGACTATGTGATGTACGAGCCGGCGTTCGTCGATTTCTACGACAACACCGACTTCGCCAATCATGGCTACTGGGACGAGCACACCAAGACCGCCAGCCAGGCTTGCCAGAATCTGGTGGAAAAGCTGCTGGAGTTCATCCCCCGGCCGCAGGGCCGCATCCTCGACGTCGCTTGCGGCAAAGGCGAGCCTACCCGCTGCTTGCTCAAGCACTACGTGCCCAGCCAGATCACGGCGATCAATATTTCTGAAAAACAGCTCGCCACCGCCCGTCCTAAAGTGCCGGGCGCCGACTTTCGCCTCATGGACGCCACGGCGCTCGACTTCCCGGCCGACTCATTCGACGCCGTCATTTGCGTCGAGGCCGCCTTTCATTTCAACACGCGTCGCGACTTTCTCCGCGAGGCGATCCGCGTCCTCAAGCCCGGCGGCTACCTGCTGTTGGCCGACATTCTGGCCACGCGCGAGGCCGAGCGCTCGCGCACGTTCCGCCACGAGGCCAATTTTCTCGCCGGACCAGACCAATATCACCGCATGATGCGTGACGTCGGCTTTTCCGACGTTCACATCATCGACGCCACCGAGCCGTGCTGGCGCAACTACTTTCGCTACGTCACGCGCCTCTATCACGATCGCTACCTGGCTCGGCAAATCACCTTCGAGCGCTTGCAAGAGATTATGGCCGTGAACTACTCGCAAGTACCCGATCTCGAATACTACCTGCTCGTCGCAGGCAGCAAAGGACCGCATCGAATCGAATCTGTCGCTCTCAATTAA
- a CDS encoding alpha/beta hydrolase, with translation MLSVTVDGIKFSTRATGQPAGSPACLLIHGLNTNMAFWHPMLVRRLGDERQLIMYDQRGHGYSDLAPSGYTTAQLAEDARHILDAYQIDAVDIVAHSFGSGVALQLARLYPSRVRSIAILDGRSHLLQPELRLGDWVLFERWTSHFGAIGIEIPPTLDLDFTLPLHLHKIGIELTEVRSRLRADGFFLPSKSRRAAQKYRRLITETTAPADFRDASGLSRQSLRAMTQSVLLAYGTLSPYLPTREELIKELPNVETRMLEDAGHNFPFLHPHETSQMILDFWSASCGELACAEATHVHESR, from the coding sequence ATGCTTAGCGTGACAGTCGACGGCATCAAGTTCAGCACCAGAGCCACCGGTCAACCGGCTGGCAGCCCTGCTTGTCTGCTCATTCATGGGCTGAACACCAACATGGCGTTCTGGCATCCCATGCTGGTGCGCCGCTTGGGCGACGAGCGGCAGCTTATCATGTACGACCAACGAGGGCATGGTTATAGTGACCTGGCGCCTTCGGGCTACACCACGGCTCAGCTTGCCGAAGACGCTCGCCACATCTTGGACGCTTACCAAATCGATGCGGTCGATATTGTCGCGCACAGCTTCGGATCGGGCGTGGCGCTGCAACTAGCTCGTCTGTATCCATCCCGAGTTCGCTCCATCGCCATCTTGGATGGCAGGTCCCACTTGCTGCAGCCAGAACTGAGGCTCGGCGATTGGGTGCTGTTCGAACGCTGGACAAGCCATTTTGGCGCCATCGGCATCGAGATTCCGCCAACGCTTGATCTCGATTTCACGTTGCCGTTGCATCTGCACAAGATTGGAATTGAGCTAACGGAGGTGCGTTCAAGGCTGCGCGCCGATGGCTTCTTCTTGCCCAGCAAGAGTCGCCGCGCCGCGCAAAAGTATCGCCGCTTGATTACCGAGACCACCGCGCCCGCTGACTTCCGCGACGCATCTGGCCTCTCTCGTCAATCGTTGCGCGCCATGACGCAATCGGTGCTGCTGGCCTACGGCACGCTCTCCCCCTATCTGCCCACGCGCGAAGAATTGATCAAAGAACTACCCAACGTGGAAACGCGGATGCTCGAAGACGCTGGACACAACTTTCCCTTTTTGCATCCACACGAAACCAGCCAGATGATCCTCGATTTCTGGAGCGCGTCGTGCGGCGAGCTCGCATGTGCGGAGGCGACCCATGTCCATGAGTCGCGATGA
- a CDS encoding biopolymer transporter ExbD, whose translation MSASLSGNDRCEPNLTPILDMVFQLITFFMLVVNFKAASVNLALNLPVLGSAAPVEDEGTELLVLNIDAEGQLHAYGDIVEPEAFIKSEAQTALRLAQVKQPNLKLGDELPVTVVVRADKEIPFHLLNRIIRNCQTSGFRKFQYRAMSKVEGA comes from the coding sequence ATGTCAGCCTCGCTGTCCGGCAACGATCGGTGCGAACCCAATCTCACACCGATTCTCGACATGGTGTTTCAGTTGATCACCTTCTTTATGTTGGTGGTCAATTTTAAGGCCGCTTCAGTCAATCTTGCGCTCAATCTCCCCGTGCTCGGCTCCGCTGCGCCGGTCGAGGATGAAGGGACCGAACTCTTGGTCCTAAACATCGACGCCGAAGGGCAACTGCACGCCTATGGCGACATTGTCGAGCCCGAGGCGTTCATCAAGAGCGAAGCTCAGACGGCCCTCCGACTCGCGCAAGTCAAGCAGCCGAATCTCAAGCTTGGCGACGAACTCCCCGTCACGGTCGTGGTGCGAGCAGATAAAGAGATTCCTTTTCATTTGCTGAATCGCATCATCAGAAACTGCCAAACCAGCGGGTTTCGCAAGTTTCAATACCGCGCGATGAGCAAGGTCGAGGGAGCCTAA
- a CDS encoding TauD/TfdA family dioxygenase, producing the protein MKTAPFDDTFGAILSPDAGERITELEDAAVIDAIRSHGMVFFRGFEIDPPAFEAFTNRFSSDFMNYKGGRYARRPVNDDGTIASVNYYLKGEEQDTFSLPMHGEMYYLEQRPVLIWFYCVQPALQDGETTVLDGAELYRRLRPATRDLFHARRLKYIRYYPESEWRVRFQTDNIDEVARFCGGNGMTVNVDRAAQTVSTEYVHPAHITSRWGGHAVFINNILPVAWQERFGVKKDNLVRFEDDSRIPDEVIAEIESCCDELTRCIPWRSGDFAVVDNTRALHGRRKFNDNVRQIFSRMVRSVDF; encoded by the coding sequence GTGAAAACCGCCCCGTTCGACGACACATTTGGCGCCATTCTCTCGCCCGACGCCGGCGAGCGCATCACCGAACTCGAAGACGCCGCCGTGATCGACGCCATCCGGAGTCACGGCATGGTGTTTTTTCGCGGCTTCGAAATCGATCCCCCCGCCTTCGAAGCGTTCACGAATCGCTTCTCCAGCGATTTCATGAACTACAAAGGGGGACGCTACGCCCGCCGCCCTGTCAACGACGATGGCACCATCGCCTCGGTGAACTATTACCTCAAAGGCGAGGAGCAAGACACCTTTTCGTTGCCGATGCACGGCGAAATGTACTACCTCGAGCAGCGGCCGGTGCTGATCTGGTTCTATTGCGTGCAACCTGCCCTGCAAGACGGCGAAACCACGGTGCTCGACGGCGCCGAACTGTATCGCCGCCTGCGACCTGCGACGCGTGACCTCTTCCATGCGCGGCGCCTCAAATACATTCGCTACTATCCCGAGTCGGAGTGGCGGGTGCGCTTTCAGACCGACAACATCGACGAGGTGGCGCGGTTCTGTGGCGGCAACGGCATGACGGTCAATGTCGACCGCGCAGCGCAGACCGTGTCCACGGAGTACGTGCATCCGGCGCACATAACCAGCCGATGGGGCGGCCATGCCGTGTTCATCAACAACATTCTGCCCGTCGCTTGGCAAGAACGCTTCGGCGTCAAGAAAGACAACTTAGTGCGGTTCGAGGACGACTCGCGGATTCCCGACGAAGTCATCGCCGAAATCGAATCGTGCTGCGACGAACTGACGCGTTGCATACCTTGGCGTTCTGGCGATTTCGCCGTGGTCGACAATACCCGCGCGCTCCACGGCCGCCGCAAGTTCAACGACAATGTCCGGCAGATCTTTTCACGCATGGTTCGCAGCGTCGATTTTTGA
- a CDS encoding SDR family oxidoreductase: MTISTANIWTDSACLTDQVAIVTGGSGGIGRAICRVLSEAGCRVVVVGRDPGRVSATVETASGSIGFAGCDVRSTSDMNRLFRFVDEEYNRLDIAIGCAGIGRSSDSGRRIPDPVVTLTTDDWNEVVETNLRGMFLLCRGAAQRMAQAKKGHILNISSARAALHGQPCAAAYSASKMAVVAMCQSLAEELSPLGVRVTSLLPDAVDTGLISATRLATQGAMPPEAVAALVVELLASPADTSFQLPLLAPLGFNSAARESTTGAAT, encoded by the coding sequence ATGACAATCAGCACAGCCAACATCTGGACCGACTCAGCCTGCCTGACTGATCAGGTGGCGATTGTCACGGGCGGCTCAGGCGGCATTGGTCGCGCCATATGCCGCGTGTTATCCGAGGCTGGCTGTCGGGTAGTCGTTGTTGGCCGAGATCCTGGTCGAGTATCGGCCACTGTCGAAACAGCATCAGGGTCGATCGGATTTGCTGGTTGCGATGTCCGTTCGACTAGCGACATGAATCGGTTATTCCGCTTCGTTGACGAAGAATACAACCGCCTCGACATCGCGATCGGCTGCGCTGGCATTGGTCGTAGCTCTGACTCCGGAAGGCGCATCCCCGATCCGGTGGTCACGCTGACCACCGACGACTGGAACGAAGTGGTCGAAACGAATCTACGCGGCATGTTTCTGCTCTGCCGCGGCGCCGCTCAGCGCATGGCGCAGGCGAAAAAGGGACACATTCTCAACATTTCCTCGGCACGTGCCGCCCTACATGGTCAACCGTGCGCCGCGGCATATTCGGCCTCCAAAATGGCGGTGGTCGCCATGTGCCAATCCTTGGCGGAAGAACTGTCGCCACTGGGGGTGCGCGTCACTTCGTTGCTGCCAGACGCCGTCGATACCGGCCTCATCTCAGCGACCCGTTTGGCCACCCAAGGCGCCATGCCGCCAGAGGCTGTTGCCGCGCTGGTGGTTGAACTGCTCGCTAGTCCAGCCGACACATCGTTTCAGTTGCCGCTCCTCGCGCCGCTGGGCTTCAATTCAGCCGCGCGCGAATCAACGACTGGAGCCGCAACATGA